In the genome of Hymenobacter taeanensis, one region contains:
- a CDS encoding FeoA family protein has translation MSIRPTNASPAMPRSVKDLRLGESGTICCLKDPEMALKLLEMGCIPGTQVRLNSRAPLGCPITVVVGESEEYTLSLRVSEAATIVLK, from the coding sequence GTGTCCATCCGTCCCACCAATGCTTCGCCCGCCATGCCCCGTAGCGTGAAAGATTTACGTTTGGGCGAGAGTGGGACTATCTGCTGCCTCAAAGACCCCGAAATGGCGCTCAAGCTCCTGGAGATGGGATGCATACCAGGTACGCAGGTGCGGCTCAACAGCCGGGCTCCACTGGGCTGCCCAATCACCGTGGTAGTAGGCGAGAGTGAGGAGTATACGCTGTCGTTGCGGGTAAGCGAGGCAGCTACTATTGTTTTGAAATAA